One region of Enterobacter ludwigii genomic DNA includes:
- a CDS encoding Lrp/AsnC family transcriptional regulator — translation MDSIDRKILAELQSDGRLSLTELAERVNLSLSPCHRRVRALEQSGAITGYRASLDPAKMGFNFLAIVFATLKEGDRKAVSAFEDAVEEIPQIVLAQRLFGDPDYLMHVVTRDLSAFQKLYDEKLSAMPGVQHLRSTLVMKTVVQDRPFPLDTTGRD, via the coding sequence ATGGATAGCATTGATCGAAAAATTCTTGCGGAGCTGCAATCTGACGGTCGTTTATCACTTACGGAGCTGGCAGAGCGGGTGAATCTGAGCCTCTCGCCGTGCCATCGTCGCGTGCGGGCGCTGGAGCAAAGCGGAGCCATAACGGGATACCGCGCCAGCCTCGATCCCGCCAAAATGGGATTTAACTTCCTGGCGATAGTATTTGCGACGCTTAAAGAGGGTGACAGAAAAGCGGTTAGCGCCTTTGAAGATGCGGTGGAAGAGATACCGCAAATCGTGCTGGCACAGCGTTTATTTGGCGATCCCGATTATTTGATGCACGTTGTGACGCGTGACCTGTCTGCATTTCAAAAACTCTATGACGAGAAACTCTCAGCGATGCCGGGCGTGCAGCATCTTCGCTCGACGCTTGTCATGAAAACGGTCGTGCAGGACAGGCCTTTTCCGCTGGATACGACAGGACGAGACTGA
- a CDS encoding sensor histidine kinase — protein MKRRLSFQVKLFLALVCFSCLLLVLLGTILFHFIDRQLHHDLGQRARVQASQIALMPGLAAMVAARDIPGIARLIQPLRAESDASYIVIGDPQEQHLYHSESPERINLPMIGGDNAEVLKGKTIISVRQGGIGVSLRSKAPIFNAQHQVIGIVSVGYLTSYIANINARILWQSGLYGAGLLLLLFIFSWLFTRNLKKQMFRLEPKDIAQLVLQQRALLEAMYEGIFAINKEKQLILINRAAREMLDIRQSEKDLIGKPLKDVLQTSPGFLSQRYASVSSGNHDQIAVLNQREVIVNRVAIEVEPGVESGWVYSFRDKNDINTLSSQLSQIKRYADNLRIMRHEQLNWTATLVGLLQMKHYDEAIRYIQVQSEGAQRVLDFVSARFVSPALCGLLLGKYVSAREKGIELLFDPACQLTRMPATLNETELMSIIGNLLDNAVDATLKAPVPAPVELYISDRNQELLIEVADRGCGVDDTMKPHIFRQGFSSKPDSENDIVGTEHGIGLFLVAGYIDKAGGSIEIADNTPQGTIFSVFIPNGQQHDPTT, from the coding sequence ATGAAACGCAGACTCTCTTTTCAGGTAAAGCTTTTTTTAGCGCTGGTGTGCTTCTCCTGCCTGCTGTTAGTTCTGCTGGGAACGATCCTGTTTCATTTTATTGACCGACAGCTCCATCACGATCTTGGCCAGCGCGCCAGGGTTCAGGCCAGTCAGATCGCGCTGATGCCGGGTCTGGCGGCAATGGTTGCGGCCCGAGATATCCCCGGCATTGCCCGGTTAATTCAGCCGCTGCGTGCCGAAAGCGATGCCAGCTATATTGTGATTGGCGATCCCCAGGAACAGCACCTTTATCATTCTGAATCCCCGGAGCGGATTAATTTACCGATGATCGGTGGGGATAATGCCGAGGTGTTAAAAGGCAAAACCATTATTTCCGTGCGCCAGGGCGGAATCGGGGTTTCACTGCGCAGCAAAGCCCCCATCTTTAACGCACAGCACCAGGTGATTGGCATTGTCTCCGTCGGCTATCTGACCTCATATATCGCCAATATTAATGCCCGCATTCTCTGGCAATCCGGGTTGTACGGTGCAGGTCTTCTGCTGCTGCTGTTTATTTTCTCCTGGCTGTTTACCCGCAATCTTAAAAAGCAGATGTTCCGGCTTGAACCAAAGGATATTGCTCAACTGGTTTTGCAGCAAAGAGCGTTGCTGGAAGCCATGTATGAAGGGATATTCGCCATTAATAAAGAGAAGCAGTTGATTCTCATTAACCGTGCGGCACGAGAGATGCTGGATATTCGGCAAAGTGAGAAAGACCTTATCGGCAAACCGCTGAAAGATGTTCTGCAAACCTCCCCGGGATTCCTGTCTCAGCGCTACGCTTCGGTGAGCAGCGGCAACCACGACCAGATTGCGGTGCTTAATCAGCGAGAGGTGATCGTTAACCGCGTGGCGATCGAGGTTGAACCGGGTGTCGAGAGTGGTTGGGTATATAGCTTTCGCGACAAAAACGACATTAACACGCTTAGCAGCCAGCTCAGTCAGATCAAGCGCTATGCGGATAACCTGCGCATTATGCGCCACGAACAGCTGAACTGGACCGCCACGCTGGTGGGGTTGCTGCAGATGAAACACTACGACGAGGCAATCCGTTACATCCAGGTGCAGTCAGAAGGGGCGCAGCGCGTGCTGGACTTTGTCTCTGCCCGTTTTGTTTCTCCGGCGTTGTGTGGGCTGCTGTTAGGAAAATATGTCAGCGCACGCGAAAAAGGCATTGAACTGCTGTTTGATCCCGCCTGTCAGCTCACCCGCATGCCAGCCACCCTCAATGAAACGGAGCTGATGTCCATTATTGGTAATCTGCTGGATAACGCCGTGGATGCAACCCTGAAAGCGCCGGTGCCTGCACCTGTTGAGCTCTACATTTCTGACCGCAATCAGGAGTTATTGATAGAGGTGGCTGACCGTGGCTGTGGGGTGGATGATACGATGAAGCCGCATATCTTCCGCCAGGGGTTCAGCAGTAAACCAGACAGTGAGAACGACATTGTCGGCACCGAGCACGGTATTGGTCTGTTTCTGGTGGCAGGATATATCGATAAGGCTGGCGGCAGTATTGAGATTGCCGACAACACGCCACAGGGCACTATTTTTTCTGTGTTTATTCCGAATGGGCAACAGCATGACCCGACCACTTGA
- a CDS encoding multidrug/biocide efflux PACE transporter, with protein sequence MQHQDALQRKLPERIFHAVCFEGIATAILAPTAAWLMQRSVVEMGGLTIILATTAMLWNIIYNFGFDRFWPVQRVKRTAKVRALHALGFECGFIVIGLSIVAAVLGVTLLEAFTLEIGFFLFFLPYTMFYNWAYDTLREKFIKRRQQRRALAG encoded by the coding sequence ATGCAACATCAGGATGCACTCCAACGTAAACTGCCGGAGCGGATCTTTCATGCTGTCTGTTTTGAAGGGATTGCCACGGCGATCCTCGCCCCTACGGCGGCGTGGCTCATGCAGCGTTCCGTGGTTGAGATGGGCGGGTTAACCATTATTCTGGCCACCACCGCCATGCTGTGGAACATTATTTATAACTTCGGCTTCGACCGTTTCTGGCCAGTTCAGCGCGTCAAACGTACGGCAAAAGTCCGTGCGCTGCATGCCCTGGGGTTCGAATGCGGGTTCATCGTGATCGGCCTGTCGATTGTCGCCGCCGTGCTGGGCGTCACGCTGCTAGAGGCATTCACGCTGGAAATAGGTTTCTTCCTGTTCTTCCTGCCGTACACCATGTTCTACAACTGGGCATATGACACGTTACGTGAAAAATTCATTAAGCGTCGTCAGCAAAGACGCGCCCTGGCAGGCTAA
- a CDS encoding (4Fe-4S)-binding protein: MDKELLDAGYRAYTGEKIDVYFNTGICKHSGNCVRGSAKLFNLKRKPWIIPDEVDVETVVRVIDTCPSGALKYRQK; encoded by the coding sequence ATGGATAAAGAACTACTGGATGCAGGTTACCGGGCCTATACCGGCGAGAAAATTGATGTTTACTTCAATACCGGGATCTGTAAACACTCAGGTAACTGCGTTCGCGGAAGCGCTAAGCTGTTTAACCTGAAACGTAAACCGTGGATCATTCCCGATGAAGTGGACGTTGAAACGGTTGTACGTGTGATTGATACCTGCCCGAGCGGTGCGTTGAAGTATCGCCAAAAATAA
- a CDS encoding N-acetyltransferase has translation MDILEGHNKFYVNDAHGNQVAEIVFVPTGEHLSIIEHTDVDPSLKGQGVGKQLVAKVVEKMRGENRKIIPLCPFAKHEFDNTREYDDIRA, from the coding sequence ATGGATATTCTGGAAGGCCATAACAAGTTTTACGTGAACGATGCTCACGGAAATCAGGTCGCGGAGATTGTCTTCGTACCGACCGGCGAGCACCTGAGCATTATTGAGCACACCGACGTCGATCCGAGCCTGAAAGGGCAGGGCGTTGGCAAACAGCTGGTGGCGAAAGTGGTGGAGAAGATGCGCGGCGAGAACCGTAAAATTATTCCGCTGTGCCCGTTTGCTAAACATGAGTTTGATAATACGCGGGAATATGACGATATTCGGGCGTAA
- a CDS encoding amino acid permease, giving the protein MSKIWSKDETLWSFALYGTAVGAGTLFLPIQLGSAGAIVLFITALVAYPLTYWPHRALAQFILSSKTKGNEGITGAVSHYYGRKIGNLITTLYFIAFFVVVQIYAVAITNSLTEQLAKHLTVDTAVRVLVSLGVVLVLNLIFLMGRHITIKVMGFLVFPLIAYFLFVSLYLTGSWQPSLLTSQMAFDQHTLHQVWISIPVMVFAFSHTPIISTFAVDRREKFADGAMDKCKKIMKVAYLIICLSVLFFVFSCLLSIPPSYIVTAKEQGVTILSALSMMPSSPAWLGISGIIVAIIAMSKSFLGTYFGVIEGATEIVKSSLNQVGVKKSRAFNRAVSIIGVSLITFAVCCINPNAISMIYAISGPLIAMILFIMPTLSTYLIPSLKQYRSIGNLLTLIVGVLCVSVMFVG; this is encoded by the coding sequence ATGTCGAAAATTTGGTCAAAAGATGAGACTCTCTGGAGTTTCGCTCTCTACGGCACGGCCGTGGGCGCAGGAACGCTGTTCTTGCCCATTCAGCTGGGCTCCGCAGGCGCTATCGTCCTGTTTATTACCGCCCTTGTGGCTTATCCGTTAACCTACTGGCCGCACCGAGCGCTGGCACAATTTATCCTGTCGTCGAAAACCAAAGGCAATGAAGGGATCACCGGCGCCGTATCGCACTATTACGGCAGGAAGATTGGCAACCTGATCACCACGCTCTATTTCATCGCCTTCTTTGTGGTGGTGCAGATTTATGCGGTGGCCATCACCAACTCGCTCACGGAGCAACTGGCAAAACACCTGACGGTGGATACCGCCGTTCGCGTACTGGTCAGCCTGGGGGTGGTGCTGGTTCTCAATTTGATCTTCCTGATGGGACGGCATATCACGATAAAAGTGATGGGCTTCCTGGTGTTTCCCCTGATTGCCTATTTCCTGTTTGTCTCCCTGTATCTGACGGGAAGCTGGCAGCCGTCGCTGCTCACCAGCCAGATGGCATTTGATCAACATACCCTGCATCAGGTATGGATTTCGATTCCGGTGATGGTTTTTGCTTTCAGCCATACCCCGATTATCTCAACGTTTGCCGTTGACCGTCGTGAGAAGTTTGCTGACGGTGCTATGGATAAATGCAAGAAAATCATGAAGGTGGCATACCTGATTATCTGCCTGAGCGTGCTGTTCTTTGTCTTCAGCTGCCTGCTCTCTATTCCACCGTCGTATATTGTGACCGCCAAAGAGCAAGGGGTTACGATCCTGTCCGCGCTGTCGATGATGCCTTCCTCTCCGGCATGGCTGGGTATTTCCGGGATTATCGTGGCGATTATTGCGATGTCGAAATCGTTCCTCGGCACCTATTTTGGCGTGATTGAAGGGGCAACGGAGATCGTGAAATCGTCACTGAATCAGGTGGGCGTGAAAAAGAGCCGCGCCTTTAACCGTGCAGTTTCCATTATCGGGGTGTCGTTAATCACCTTTGCGGTCTGCTGCATAAACCCGAATGCCATTTCGATGATTTATGCCATCAGCGGTCCGCTTATCGCCATGATCCTGTTTATCATGCCGACGCTGTCGACGTATCTGATCCCGTCCCTGAAACAGTACCGTTCCATTGGCAACCTGCTGACGCTGATCGTCGGCGTGCTGTGCGTGTCGGTGATGTTTGTCGGCTAA
- a CDS encoding sugar porter family MFS transporter: protein MTSINDSTLMPAALRDTRRMNQFVSIAAAVAGLLFGLDIGVIAGALPFITDHFTLSSRLQEWVVSSMMLGAAIGALFNGWLSFRLGRKYSLMVGAILFVAGSIGSAFATNVEVLLLSRVLLGVAVGIASYTAPLYLSEMASENVRGRMISMYQLMVTLGIVLAFLSDTYFSYSGNWRAMLGVLALPALVLIVLVVFLPNSPRWLAQKGRHVEAEEVLRMLRDTSEKAREELNEIRESLKLKQGGWALFKINRNVRRAVFLGMLLQAMQQFTGMNIIMYYAPRIFKMAGFTTTEQQMMATLVVGLTFMFATFIAVFTVDKAGRKPALKIGFSVMALGTLILGYCLMQFDNGTASSGLSWLSVGMTMMCIAGYAMSAAPVVWILCSEIQPLKCRDFGITCSTTTNWVSNMIIGATFLTLLDAIGAAGTFWLYTVLNVAFIGVTFWLIPETKGVTLEHIERKLMAGEKLRNIGV from the coding sequence ATGACATCTATAAATGACTCTACCCTTATGCCCGCTGCGCTGCGTGATACCCGCCGCATGAATCAGTTTGTTTCCATTGCGGCCGCGGTAGCGGGCTTATTATTTGGACTGGATATCGGCGTGATTGCCGGTGCATTACCGTTTATAACCGATCACTTTACCCTGAGTAGCCGTCTGCAGGAGTGGGTGGTGAGCAGCATGATGCTCGGCGCGGCCATCGGCGCGCTGTTTAATGGCTGGCTCTCGTTCCGCCTGGGGCGTAAGTACAGCCTGATGGTCGGGGCGATTCTGTTTGTTGCCGGCTCCATTGGTTCCGCGTTTGCCACGAACGTTGAAGTGTTGCTGCTTTCCCGTGTGCTGCTCGGTGTGGCGGTCGGGATTGCTTCCTATACGGCACCGCTCTACCTCTCCGAAATGGCGAGTGAAAACGTGCGTGGCAGGATGATCAGCATGTATCAACTGATGGTGACGCTGGGTATTGTTTTGGCGTTCCTGTCCGATACCTACTTCAGCTACAGCGGCAACTGGCGCGCGATGCTCGGCGTGCTGGCTTTACCGGCACTGGTGCTGATTGTACTGGTGGTTTTCCTGCCAAACAGTCCGCGCTGGCTGGCGCAAAAAGGACGTCATGTGGAAGCCGAAGAGGTGCTGCGCATGTTGCGCGATACCTCGGAAAAAGCACGGGAAGAGCTGAACGAGATCCGTGAAAGCCTGAAGCTGAAGCAGGGAGGCTGGGCGTTATTTAAGATCAACCGCAACGTGCGCCGCGCGGTGTTCCTCGGCATGTTGCTGCAGGCAATGCAGCAGTTCACCGGGATGAATATCATCATGTACTACGCGCCGCGCATATTCAAAATGGCGGGATTCACTACCACGGAACAGCAGATGATGGCCACACTGGTGGTGGGGCTTACCTTTATGTTCGCCACTTTTATTGCGGTGTTCACCGTGGATAAAGCCGGACGCAAGCCGGCGCTGAAAATTGGTTTCAGCGTAATGGCGCTCGGTACGCTGATCCTCGGATACTGCCTGATGCAGTTTGATAACGGTACGGCGTCAAGTGGTCTTTCCTGGCTCTCTGTCGGTATGACCATGATGTGTATTGCCGGGTATGCGATGAGCGCCGCGCCTGTGGTGTGGATCTTGTGCTCCGAAATTCAGCCGCTCAAATGTCGTGACTTTGGCATCACCTGTTCCACGACCACCAACTGGGTATCGAATATGATCATCGGCGCGACATTCCTTACGCTGCTGGACGCCATTGGCGCGGCGGGAACGTTCTGGCTCTATACGGTGCTGAACGTGGCGTTTATTGGCGTCACGTTCTGGTTAATTCCAGAAACAAAAGGCGTCACGCTGGAACATATTGAACGCAAGCTGATGGCGGGAGAGAAACTGCGTAATATAGGCGTGTGA
- a CDS encoding acetyl-CoA C-acetyltransferase, producing MKDVVIVGALRTAIGCFQGALARHSAVDLGSVVVKALVERSGIAAHEIDEVILGQVLTAGAGQNPARQAALKGGLPNTVSAITINDVCGSGLKALHLATQAIQCGEADVVIAGGQENMSRAPHVLTDSRTGAQLGNSQLLDSLVHDGLWDAFNDYHMGVTAENLAREYGISRELQDAYALSSQQKARAAIDSGRFRDEIVPVSTQRQNGEVVVVDTDEQPRTDASAEGLARLNPAFEMQGSVTAGNASSINDGAAAVMMMSESKALELDLPVMARIKAFASVGVDPALMGIAPVYATRRCLDRAGWQLSDVDLIEVNEAFAAQAISVGKMLEWDPLRVNVNGGAIALGHPIGASGCRILVSLVHEMKKRNARKGIATLCIGGGQGVALAIER from the coding sequence ATGAAAGATGTCGTAATAGTGGGTGCGTTGCGTACAGCTATCGGCTGTTTTCAGGGAGCGCTTGCGCGTCACTCGGCGGTTGACCTGGGTAGCGTGGTGGTAAAAGCGCTGGTGGAACGTAGCGGGATCGCAGCCCATGAAATTGATGAGGTGATCCTGGGACAGGTTCTGACTGCCGGAGCCGGGCAAAACCCTGCGCGCCAGGCGGCGCTGAAAGGTGGGTTGCCCAATACCGTCTCCGCAATCACCATTAACGACGTCTGTGGATCAGGACTAAAAGCGCTACATCTTGCAACGCAAGCCATTCAGTGCGGTGAAGCGGATGTGGTCATTGCGGGCGGACAAGAGAACATGAGCCGCGCGCCGCACGTATTGACCGACAGCCGTACCGGCGCACAGTTAGGCAACAGCCAGTTGCTTGATAGCCTGGTGCATGACGGGCTCTGGGATGCGTTCAATGATTATCATATGGGTGTGACGGCGGAAAACCTGGCGCGCGAGTACGGCATCAGCCGTGAGCTGCAGGATGCTTATGCCTTAAGCTCGCAGCAAAAGGCGCGCGCGGCGATTGATTCCGGCCGTTTTCGCGATGAAATTGTCCCGGTCAGCACGCAGCGTCAGAACGGCGAGGTTGTCGTGGTGGATACCGATGAGCAGCCGCGTACCGACGCCAGCGCTGAAGGTCTGGCGAGGCTTAACCCTGCTTTTGAAATGCAGGGGTCGGTTACGGCGGGAAATGCTTCCTCCATTAATGATGGCGCAGCGGCCGTCATGATGATGAGCGAAAGCAAAGCCCTTGAGCTGGATCTCCCCGTAATGGCCCGCATCAAGGCGTTTGCCAGCGTAGGTGTTGATCCTGCGTTAATGGGGATCGCGCCGGTGTATGCTACCCGTCGCTGCCTGGATCGTGCGGGGTGGCAGCTCTCAGATGTGGATCTGATCGAAGTAAACGAAGCCTTTGCCGCGCAGGCGATCTCGGTCGGCAAAATGCTGGAGTGGGATCCCCTGCGGGTAAACGTCAACGGCGGGGCGATCGCGCTGGGACATCCTATTGGTGCGTCCGGCTGCCGGATCCTGGTATCGCTGGTCCACGAAATGAAAAAGCGGAACGCCCGTAAAGGCATTGCCACACTCTGTATAGGTGGCGGGCAGGGGGTGGCGCTGGCCATCGAACGTTAA
- the kduD gene encoding 2-dehydro-3-deoxy-D-gluconate 5-dehydrogenase KduD, with protein MILDAFSLQGKVAVVSGCDTGLGQGMALGLAEAGCDIVGINIVEPTETIERVTALGRRFLSLTADLRKIDAIPELLERAVAEFGHIDILVNNAGLIRREDAISFTERDWDDVMDLNIKSVFFMSQAAAKHFIAQGKGGKIINIASMLSFQGGIRVPSYTASKSAVMGVTRLLANEWAKHNINVNAIAPGYMATNNTQQLRADEQRSAEILERIPAGRWGLPGDLMGPIVFLASPASDYINGYTVAVDGGWLAR; from the coding sequence ATGATTCTGGATGCATTCTCTCTTCAGGGGAAAGTGGCTGTGGTTTCGGGGTGTGACACCGGACTGGGTCAGGGGATGGCGTTAGGTCTGGCGGAAGCGGGTTGCGATATTGTGGGGATTAATATTGTTGAACCGACTGAAACCATTGAACGCGTGACGGCACTGGGTCGCCGTTTCCTGAGCCTGACTGCCGATCTGCGTAAAATCGACGCCATTCCTGAACTGCTGGAACGTGCTGTCGCGGAATTCGGGCATATCGACATTCTGGTAAACAATGCCGGACTGATTCGTCGTGAAGATGCGATTAGCTTCACTGAACGCGACTGGGACGATGTGATGGATCTGAACATCAAGAGCGTGTTCTTTATGTCCCAGGCAGCGGCGAAGCACTTCATCGCACAAGGGAAAGGCGGCAAGATCATTAATATTGCCTCGATGCTCTCTTTCCAGGGCGGTATCCGCGTGCCGTCTTACACCGCGTCCAAAAGCGCTGTAATGGGCGTGACCCGCCTGCTTGCAAACGAATGGGCGAAACATAATATCAACGTCAATGCGATTGCACCGGGCTACATGGCGACCAACAACACGCAGCAGCTGCGTGCGGATGAACAGCGTAGCGCGGAAATCCTTGAGCGTATTCCTGCTGGCCGTTGGGGGCTGCCGGGCGATCTTATGGGGCCGATTGTCTTCCTGGCCTCCCCGGCATCAGATTACATCAACGGTTACACCGTGGCTGTAGACGGTGGCTGGCTGGCGCGTTAA
- a CDS encoding LysE family translocator codes for MEMSIVAGFWVVSFLLIMTPGADWAYAISAGINGRRVVPAVMGLMSGHLLATMIVVAGVGVLIAQHPMALAGLTVAGALYLLWLGITLLRHPAAPEKATRHTGNWTQWAVKGLCISGLNPKVFLLFLALLPQFTDPTGSWSIAMQMSALGMMHLITCTLVYLLVGYGSKAVLATRPQAARLVSRASGGLMVLIAMVLLFEQVR; via the coding sequence ATGGAAATGAGTATTGTGGCCGGCTTTTGGGTGGTTTCTTTTCTGCTTATCATGACACCGGGGGCGGACTGGGCCTATGCCATTAGCGCCGGGATTAACGGTCGACGCGTGGTCCCGGCTGTGATGGGGCTGATGTCCGGTCATCTGCTGGCTACGATGATCGTGGTTGCGGGCGTGGGCGTTTTAATTGCTCAACATCCAATGGCGTTAGCCGGGCTGACCGTGGCGGGAGCCCTGTATCTCCTGTGGCTTGGCATAACGTTATTGCGTCACCCAGCCGCACCGGAAAAGGCCACCCGCCATACGGGAAACTGGACACAGTGGGCGGTGAAAGGACTCTGTATTAGCGGCCTAAACCCGAAAGTTTTTTTGCTGTTCCTGGCCCTGCTTCCGCAATTTACAGACCCAACCGGAAGTTGGTCGATAGCGATGCAGATGTCTGCGCTTGGGATGATGCATCTTATCACCTGTACGCTGGTCTACCTGCTGGTGGGGTATGGCTCGAAAGCCGTGCTGGCGACCCGGCCACAGGCGGCGCGTCTGGTGAGCAGAGCATCGGGAGGGTTGATGGTGCTGATAGCGATGGTATTGCTGTTTGAGCAGGTAAGATAA
- the kduI gene encoding 5-dehydro-4-deoxy-D-glucuronate isomerase, whose translation MDIRQSIHSAHAKTLDTQGLRNEFLVEQVFEADKYTLVYSHIDRIIVGGIMPVTSSVSVGGEVGKQLGVSYFLERRELGVINIGGPGTITVDGQCYEIGHREALYVGKGAKDVIFASIDGSRPAKFYYNCAPAHSTYPTRKVTPADVAPVTLGDNLTSNRRTINKYFVPDVLETCQLSMGLTELAPGNLWNTMPCHTHERRMEVYFYFNMDEDACVFHMMGQPQETRHIVMHNEQAVISPSWSIHSGVGTKAYTFIWGMVGENQVFDDMDHIAVSDLR comes from the coding sequence GTGGACATCAGACAAAGCATCCACAGTGCGCACGCCAAAACGCTGGACACTCAAGGGCTGCGCAATGAGTTTTTAGTCGAGCAGGTGTTCGAGGCCGACAAGTACACCCTGGTCTACAGCCATATCGACCGCATTATTGTGGGCGGGATTATGCCCGTCACGAGCAGCGTCTCCGTGGGCGGTGAGGTCGGTAAACAGCTGGGCGTGAGCTATTTCCTCGAGCGTCGCGAGCTGGGTGTGATTAACATCGGCGGGCCGGGTACCATCACCGTAGACGGACAGTGCTATGAGATTGGCCATCGCGAGGCGCTTTACGTGGGTAAAGGGGCGAAAGATGTGATCTTCGCCAGCATCGACGGCAGCAGGCCTGCGAAGTTTTACTACAACTGCGCCCCGGCTCACTCCACTTACCCAACCAGGAAGGTCACTCCGGCAGACGTTGCCCCTGTGACGCTTGGCGACAATCTCACCAGCAACCGCCGCACCATCAATAAATACTTCGTGCCGGATGTGCTGGAGACCTGCCAGCTCAGCATGGGGCTGACCGAACTCGCGCCGGGTAACCTGTGGAACACCATGCCGTGCCACACCCACGAGCGCCGCATGGAAGTCTACTTCTATTTCAACATGGACGAGGACGCCTGCGTGTTCCACATGATGGGACAGCCGCAGGAAACGCGCCATATCGTAATGCATAACGAGCAGGCGGTGATTTCACCGAGCTGGTCCATTCACTCCGGCGTAGGGACGAAAGCCTACACCTTTATCTGGGGAATGGTGGGCGAAAACCAGGTCTTCGATGATATGGACCATATTGCGGTCAGCGATCTGCGCTAG
- a CDS encoding LysR family transcriptional regulator, which yields MRYSPEALTAFVETVAAGSFSAAARRLRKSQSTISTSIANLEADLGFELFDRSARQPVLTAQGEQVLGYVQAILAASTRLDELAVSLTAKTEARLTFVLSDTLNPDVLEDLMNQFDRRFPHTEFECLIGEEEDVIDLLQKERAQIGLTEARDSYPTDIGFTRLPMQTRMAIYVATTHPLTCQPEIQADELHGWRELRLSTYLEREAALARGPVWSAPNYLLLLSMAVQGFGWCVLPCALVDEFAAAKSLVQLNVPGWPRATGIDLLWNKRSPPGIAGSWLRQYLQDAR from the coding sequence ATGCGCTATTCCCCCGAAGCCCTTACTGCGTTTGTTGAAACCGTCGCGGCGGGTTCTTTTTCTGCTGCCGCACGCCGGTTGCGTAAAAGCCAGTCGACGATCAGCACGTCCATTGCCAATCTTGAAGCCGATCTGGGTTTCGAGCTTTTTGACCGCTCGGCGCGCCAGCCGGTGTTGACGGCTCAAGGGGAGCAGGTGCTGGGCTATGTGCAGGCTATCCTCGCCGCCAGCACGCGGCTTGATGAGCTGGCAGTATCATTAACGGCAAAAACGGAGGCGCGTCTGACATTTGTCCTTTCCGATACCCTTAATCCGGATGTGCTGGAAGATCTCATGAACCAGTTTGACCGGCGCTTTCCTCATACGGAATTCGAATGCCTGATTGGCGAAGAAGAGGACGTCATCGATCTGCTGCAAAAGGAGCGAGCGCAGATTGGCCTGACGGAAGCGCGGGACAGTTACCCTACGGATATCGGCTTCACACGGCTGCCGATGCAGACCCGCATGGCAATATATGTTGCGACCACGCATCCTCTGACCTGTCAACCTGAAATTCAGGCCGACGAACTGCACGGCTGGCGAGAGTTGCGGCTCAGCACCTATCTTGAGCGCGAGGCGGCGCTCGCGCGCGGGCCCGTCTGGTCAGCGCCGAATTACCTGTTACTCTTGAGTATGGCAGTACAGGGATTTGGCTGGTGCGTGTTGCCGTGCGCACTGGTGGATGAATTTGCCGCCGCGAAATCGTTGGTACAGCTCAATGTTCCCGGCTGGCCGCGGGCGACAGGGATCGATCTGCTATGGAATAAACGATCCCCACCAGGTATTGCCGGAAGCTGGCTGCGGCAGTATCTGCAGGATGCGCGCTGA